One window from the genome of Anopheles merus strain MAF chromosome 3R, AmerM5.1, whole genome shotgun sequence encodes:
- the LOC121595290 gene encoding serine/arginine repetitive matrix protein 2-like, whose translation MMPYILNILHNSGTPQDVLSICEKLPQFSSTSEIPEGDLKSPTEEALEGALRMGLIRRNARNNTYTLANKWFLPETQSFQMELQEIVQTMPQTLAAALDPANQDVATSSNHPMDCMGPGMTQRRSPAQIRAIAIYRRMREQREREEREAAARSRKRRNSRSRSRSRSAARRTRRASTSTSRARPQSKRRSSSRSRSRSTARNRSTSRSRRR comes from the exons ATGATGCCgtatattttgaatattttgcacaATTCTGGGACCCCTC AGGATGTCCTTAGCATATGTGAAAAGCTGCCACAGTTCAGTAGCACCTCAGAGATACCGGAGGGAGATCTCAAGTCCCCCACCGAAGAAGCACTCGAAGGTGCCTTAAGAATGGGCCTTATCCGGCGGAATGCAAGAAACAATACATACACACTAGCGAACAAATGGTTCTTGCCAGAAACGCAATCATTCCAAATGGAACTGCAAGAAATTGTCCAAACCATGCCGCAAACACTTGCCGCAGCTCTCGATCCAGCTAACCAGGATGTGGCTACCTCATCGAACCACCCAATGGACTGCATGGGACCGGGCATGACGCAACGGCGCAGTCCCGCTCAAATACGTGCCATCGCTATCTACCGCAGAATGCGTGAACAGCGCGAACGGGAAGAACGCGAAGCTGCGGCACGTTCCAGAAAACGGCGCAACTCTCGATCTCGGTCACGGTCAAGATCAGCGGCGCGCCGTACACGCCGTGCGTCTACTAGCACGAGTAGAGCGCGTCCCCAATCAAAGCGACGGTCCTCGTCACGTTCACGATCACGCTCGACGGCAAGAAATCGCAGCACGAGTCGATCTCGACGACGTTAA